From the Saccharomycodes ludwigii strain NBRC 1722 chromosome I, whole genome shotgun sequence genome, one window contains:
- the DDC1 gene encoding Ddc1p (similar to Saccharomyces cerevisiae YPL194W | DDC1 | DNA Damage Checkpoint), translating to MSFKAVLTNVDHQNIFCKTINALTTINKELAVSVFNDKLILSASNITYTTICTAEFVSGFFDVFEFNINDIVIGSEGISNGVFNFKLSSLGVLFKNMVNKKPTRGSTNSNISKATVTTTGTANSVESGNENEIIFKIDNTITCPERLSNRFVIVIKQSNLITKQYLPNFTPTKYEQLLLEKKYKLDFYRLYGSDQAIDATLKSIFGSILEKYNKSPELTDLIDGHKDEEELHINFIRCDLSIWKNFTDSCNTHQIEEMKIEIDRENLKFVAFTRGIYGKNNSEILKSGMSLTNMVTTTDLDNTCLYTETQSITFKLKDFKTFLNISNSWGKRRNDGITGNALNVWFVSPGDPLMFEVSYDKLLKLNLYLVTDVNQNVSGNNSITGDGINEEKKTIILAKKPSQTIVAEDTCTNNKYNKASSNKHPKNMLFVTNDEDEELNHINTAITDLHERSNLPLSLNVDGEQKTLLARNNINFDSEESTDDSEDEEEKFNPRWENPLHGRKKTSANSTYLANNHMSTESLNTRYDITMPDEYSNKKINIDPGSIRNKTEVQWNTITEMEHNKKIRYTRAEEYEDSSTFSLVSNGKNTTTLNHINTITTNINDDKNAMNCGNDYDEGGKKPPNSLHCENAEQKRDDEDRLQNIDFSVGLGPTQPANKRLRGLFD from the coding sequence ATGTCGTTTAAAGCTGTCCTTACTAATGTTGATCaccaaaatatattttgtaaaacaATTAATGCATTGActacaataaataaagaattggCTGTTTCGGTATTTAACGATaagttaatattatcagCCAGTAACATAACATATACAACCATATGTACGGCTGAGTTTGTTTCTGGGTTTTTTGATGTCTTTGAGTTCAATATCAACGATATAGTCATCGGCTCTGAAGGTATTAGCAATGGCGTATTTAATTTCAAGCTTAGTAGTTTGGgtgtattatttaaaaatatggtGAATAAAAAACCAACCCGCGGTAGTACTAATTCCAACATCAGCAAAGCTACAGTAACAACAACTGGTACTGCTAATAGCGTTGAAAGTGGAAATGAGAATGAAatcatatttaaaattgataATACCATTACTTGTCCTGAAAGATTAAGCAATAGATTTGTTATTGTGATTAAACAAAGCAATTTGATTACCAAACAATATCTGCCGAATTTTACTCCAACTAAATATGAACAGCTGTtactagaaaaaaaatacaaactGGATTTCTACAGGTTATATGGATCAGATCAAGCAATTGACGCAACGTTGAAAAGTATATTTGGTAgtattttggaaaaatataacaagtCTCCGGAACTAACTGATTTAATAGATGGACATAAAGATGAAGAGGAATTGCACATTAACTTTATACGATGTGACTTGTCTATATGGAAGAATTTCACTGATAGTTGCAATACGCACCAAATAGAAGAGatgaaaatagaaattgATAGGgagaatttaaaatttgttgCATTTACTAGAGGTATATATGGGAAAAATAACTCGGAAATATTGAAATCGGGAATGTCATTAACAAACATGGTCACCACAACCGACTTAGATAATACATGTTTATATACGGAGACGCAAAGTATAACTTTCAAATTAAAGGATTTCAagacttttttaaatataagcAATAGTTGGGGCAAAAGAAGAAACGATGGGATCACTGGCAATGCTTTGAATGTCTGGTTTGTTTCTCCAGGTGATCCTTTAATGTTTGAAGTCAGTTATGACaaactattaaaattaaatttatatttagtCACAGATGTTAATCAAAATGTTAGTGGCAATAATAGTATCACTGGCGATGGAATCaatgaagaaaagaaaactaTTATACTGGCCAAAAAACCCAGCCAAACTATAGTTGCTGAGGATACATGtactaacaataaatacaaCAAAGCTTCTTCAAATAAACATCCCAAGAATATGCTATTTGTAACAAATGACGAAGATGAGGAATTGAACCATATCAATACTGCTATAACCGATTTGCATGAAAGGTCAAATTTGCCATTATCGTTGAATGTTGATGGCGAACAAAAAACCTTACTTGCTCGCAACAACATTAATTTTGACAGTGAAGAATCTACAGACGATagtgaagatgaagaagaaaagttTAATCCGAGATGGGAAAATCCCTTGCATGGAAGGAAAAAGACCAGTGCTAATAGTACATATCTTGCAAATAACCACATGAGCACTGAAAGTTTGAACACGAGATATGATATTACCATGCCTGATGAATATAGtaataagaaaattaaCATTGATCCTGGTAGTATCCGTAATAAAACCGAAGTTCAATGGAACACAATTACGGAGATGGAacataacaaaaaaatacgaTACACAAGAGCTGAAGAGTATGAAGATTCTTCCACGTTTTCCTTAGTTAGTAATGGTAAAAATACTACGACACTTAATCATATTAATACTATCACCacaaatattaatgatgataaaaatgctATGAATTGTGGAAATGATTATGATGAAGGGGGAAAGAAACCTCCGAATAGTCTACATTGTGAGAATGCTGAACAGAAGAgagatgatgaagatagGTTACAAAACATTGATTTTTCTGTTGGATTAGGGCCAACACAACCAGCTAATAAAAGATTACGTGGGCTATTTGATTAA
- the APL5 gene encoding Apl5p (similar to Saccharomyces cerevisiae YPL195W | APL5 | clathrin Adaptor Protein complex Large chain) has translation MSFSDSRLRPFGIFFEKSLKDLINGIRSHNHNAHELHGFLTKSVSECREEVKSPDMTIKTNSILKLSYLEMYGFDMSWADFYVLEVMSSNDFQQKRVGYLAAQQVFHEDSDMLMLATNCLKKDLSNANALKVGIALNGISSIISPNLARDISKDLIKMLRHSKPYIRKKTVASLFKLFLQYPEALRDDFEAFVEKLHDEDTSVVSATVSVICELCKINPQPFMKLLPLFYDMLIEIDNNWIIIRLLKLFTTFCKQEPKLRLKLLPKVLNLIEKTTATSLIYESINCIVKGGMLTADDVDTAVQILELLTKFCASDDPNLRYVSCVLFYYIGKINTAFIYSFDKLVIELLEDVDISIRSKALELLEGIVNEDNLIEITSKLLKQVAIEEEDYTSTVSGISYKITIPIDYKIKIIKSLLYLFSLNDYENISLFEWYITILGDMCDMVLYLKTSIGASNNNVYSKEISGLGVLVGKHLRNVAVKVPEMRDQVVLAIIKIISNSNIYSELSSILVNLFWTLGEFSSLIDNGNDLIRVLISDKEGLVVKLSPVDLKTLFVCLLKVYSNWVNASNTGHTAERNLEEVQKLCKELIEFYEKFSVSVDFEVQERSTQIIEFLKLSFEALEVLNNKGSEEETSGEGQEHQLPGKIELPFLVSDVLPGFFNSWELVPIKQGTQLKLQKKMDLDTSVPFLTAEEIAELDENDVENSFYEDIDDDYNSEVKDQYETSDSDIMDENPYPKKNNKLSKEKIDNPFYLQDDDDDDADGDNAIKERDLLDMNDNTSDTIQTNLDRIQKNKSALLLDTNNSNSGINIQVSRPGRNIDNVSTTQSKKKSKAKKKKIKIISDSTLYNDELEDKLFVNTSSITDKTHRPKNGIDLNLKTNLKNFDFSKPFTTKIGDDEYIEEEDIDINQLRKQFENLKNNDDSMNFKDGEEEEVIIIKKKKKKNNNKKKTNSGKSKKKSKKSVAIIDKEDE, from the coding sequence ATGTCATTTTCAGACTCAAGGCTTAGACCCTTTGGGATTTTTTTCgaaaaatctttaaaagatttaatcAATGGTATACGTTCTCATAACCACAATGCTCATGAATTACACGGTTTTTTGACTAAATCCGTTTCTGAATGCAGAGAAGAAGTAAAATCACCAGACATGAccataaaaacaaattctattttaaaactatcTTACTTAGAAATGTATGGTTTTGATATGTCATGGGCtgatttttatgttttggAAGTCATGAGCAGTAATGATTTCCAGCAGAAAAGGGTGGGATATTTGGCAGCTCAGCAAGTTTTTCATGAAGACTCCGATATGTTAATGCTAGCCACCAATTGcttgaaaaaagatttatcCAATGCCAATGCGCTAAAAGTAGGGATTGCTTTAAATGGGATTTCAAGCATCATTTCTCCCAATTTAGCCAGAGATATCAGTAAAGATCTAATTAAAATGTTAAGGCATAGTAAGCCATACATCAGAAAAAAGACTGTTGCGTCTctatttaaactttttcttcaatatcCAGAAGCTTTAAGAGACGACTTTGAAGCATTTGTGGAAAAATTGCATGATGAGGACACTAGTGTTGTTTCCGCCACTGTGAGTGTTATTTGTGAATTGTGTAAGATTAATCCGCAACCCTTTATGAAATTATTGCCATTATTCTATGATATGTTAATTgaaattgataataattggattattattagattattaaaattgtttacCACATTTTGCAAACAGGAACCAAAATTAAGGTTAAAGTTGTTACCCAAGGTGCTCAACTTGATTGAGAAAACTACAGCAACTTCCTTAATATACGAATCTATCAATTGTATTGTTAAAGGTGGTATGTTGACGGCAGATGATGTCGATACCGCTGTTCAGATTTTAGAGCTATTAACCAAATTTTGTGCATCAGACGATCCAAATTTGAGGTATGTTTCGTGtgttctattttattatataggAAAAATTAACACTGCGTTCATTTATTCTTTTGATAAACTAGTTATTGAGTTATTGGAAGATGTTGACATTTCAATTAGATCAAAGGCATTGGAGTTGTTGGAAGGGATAGTTAATGAGGATAATTTAATCGAAATTACCTCAAAATTGTTGAAGCAAGTTGCCATCGAAGAAGAAGACTATACCAGTACCGTTAGTGGCATTAGTTATAAAATAACTATCCCTAttgattataaaattaaaatcatcaagtctttattatatttgtttagCTTGAACGATTACGAaaatatttcattatttgAATGGTATATTACTATATTAGGTGACATGTGTGATATGGTTCTGTATTTGAAAACTAGTATTGGTGCTAGCAACAATAACGTTTATTCGAAAGAAATTTCTGGGTTGGGCGTTTTAGTGGGAAAACATCTTAGAAATGTTGCTGTTAAAGTTCCAGAAATGAGAGACCAAGTGGTATTGgctataattaaaattatctCTAATTCCAACATTTACAGTGAACTATCAAGTATTTTGGTAAACTTGTTTTGGACATTGGGTGAATTTTCCTCATTGATCGATAATGGCAATGATCTGATTAGGGTTTTGATCAGTGACAAGGAAGGGCTTGTTGTTAAATTATCTCCTGTGGAtttgaaaactttattCGTATGCTTATTGAAGGTTTATAGTAATTGGGTGAATGCTAGTAATACTGGGCATACCGCGGAAAGAAACTTGGAGGAAGTTCAAAAGCTATGTAAAGAGCTAATAGaattttatgaaaaattCAGCGTTTCTGTTGATTTTGAAGTTCAAGAGAGAAGTACTcaaattattgaatttttaaaattatcatttgAAGCATTagaagttttaaataacaagGGTAGTGAAGAGGAAACATCTGGAGAAGGACAAGAACATCAACTTCCTGGCAAAATAGAATTGCCTTTTCTAGTGTCTGATGTTTTGCCtggtttttttaattcttggGAGCTAGTACCAATTAAACAGGGAACACAATTaaaattgcaaaaaaaaatggaccTAGATACAAGCGTTCCATTTTTAACTGCAGAGGAAATAGCGGAGTTGGATGAAAATGATGTTGAAAATAGTTTTTACGAAGATATTGATGATGACTACAATTCGGAAGTGAAAGATCAATATGAAACTAGTGACTCTGATATCATGGACGAAAATCCTTATccgaaaaaaaacaataagttgtctaaggaaaaaattgataatccattttatttacaagatgatgatgatgatgatgctGATGGTGATAATGCAATTAAGGAACGTGATTTATTAGATATGAATGATAATACTAGCGACACTATCCAAACTAACTTAGATAggatccaaaaaaataaatcggCTCTACTGCTTGATACAAATAATAGCAACAGTGGTATTAACATTCAAGTCTCTCGTCCAGGACGTAATATTGATAATGTTAGTACTACCCAAAGTAAGAAGAAGAGCAAGGctaagaaaaagaaaataaagattatATCTGATAGTACTCTATATAATGATGAACTCGAAGATAAACTTTTTGTCAATACTAGTTCCATCACTGATAAAACGCATAGACCAAAAAACGGAATCGATTTGAATCTGAAAACTAAccttaaaaattttgatttttctaAACCTTTCACTACAAAAATAGGTGATGACGAGTAtattgaagaagaagatattgatataaatcaattaagaaaacaatttgaaaatttgaaaaataatgatgacAGTATGAACTTTAAAGATGGcgaagaagaggaagtgattattataaagaaaaagaaaaagaaaaataataacaagaaGAAAACGAACTCTggtaaaagtaaaaagaaaagcaaGAAATCTGTTGCTATAATTGATAAAGAGGATGAATGA
- the KXD1 gene encoding Kxd1p (similar to Saccharomyces cerevisiae YGL079W | KXD1 | KxDL homologue), which produces MSPYQHDEVQGDIRSNDSNEFIRERSRTPSINSQSYAIPTDSITIDSNDIDESTANESDSSDSNSTGFSCQSDNNNTQLSSNSNRMISNISSSRTEDLEHEVRVTGNGLLRHLSSTDTSMFDVSNFLFKSLEQTIEGVDFSECLQLQSKTSGLLNSKIEELTSLNQQLIAKFSSLQTKFKETDIRCSNSKKNLKNASHMVNRIKLKIARRYPIEYNQARYIINNNNSKDDDEIYNP; this is translated from the coding sequence ATGAGCCCTTATCAACACGATGAAGTACAAGGTGATATAAGAAGTAATGATAGCAATGAATTCATACGGGAACGATCAAGAACTCCGAGTATAAACTCACAATCATATGCTATACCAACAGATTCTATTACTATTGATTCCAACGATATAGATGAAAGTACCGCTAATGAGAGTGATAGTAGTGATAGCAACTCAACTGGTTTTAGTTGCCAATccgataataacaatacacAATTAAGCTCAAATAGCAATAGAATGATATCTAATATTAGTTCCTCGCGTACAGAAGATCTAGAACATGAAGTCAGAGTCACTGGTAATGGCTTACTCCGACATTTATCCAGTACCGATACCAGCATGTTTGATGTTTctaactttttatttaaatcattgGAACAGACAATTGAAGGTGTGGATTTTTCCGAATGCTTACAATTGCAATCAAAAACCTCGGGGCTACTTAATTCTAAAATTGAAGAACTAACTTCATTGAACCAGCAGTTGATTGCtaaattttcttcattacaaacaaaatttaaGGAAACTGATATAAGGTGTTCtaatagcaaaaaaaatttgaaaaatgcTTCGCATATGGTAAACAGAATTAAGCTGAAAATTGCCAGAAGATACCCTATAGAATACAACCAAGCAAggtatattataaataataataattccaaggatgatgatgaaatatATAATCCTTAG
- the OXR1 gene encoding Oxr1p (similar to Saccharomyces cerevisiae YPL196W | OXR1 | OXidation Resistance) — MSWTEKIFSKKNKNETPKSELPSSLQANMTRIPIEIENKELKTNSDSKNSSFIDQDDNSLPPIKLLGYSPTTKHRLLTPEMCDEIRSLMPTRIQLYSSWTLLYSLEQHGASLTSLYSRIKPGNSDVPARTGSRVGYVIIIQDRKNGIFGGYSNEYFHPTDSRRYYGNGECFLWKLEKTNNIFMFDNKEGRTQHECIKFQGYPYTGLNEFSIYCTSNFLSMGAGDGHYGLWVDQSLLNGVTDPCLTFGNDILSKEGTKFQIVSLEVWRVG; from the coding sequence ATGTCTTGGACAGAGAAAATATTCagtaagaaaaataaaaacgaGACACCCAAATCAGAATTACCATCATCATTACAGGCAAATATGACGAGAATACCAATTGAAATAGAAAACAAGGAACTAAAGACTAATTCCGATTCTAAGAATTCTAGTTTTATAGATCAGGATGACAATTCTTTGCCACCCATTAAATTATTGGGATACTCCCCCACAACAAAACATAGATTACTGACACCAGAAATGTGTGATGAAATTAGAAGTTTGATGCCTACAAGGATCCAATTGTATTCTAGTTGGACCTTATTATATTCTTTAGAACAGCATGGCGCATCATTAACCTCTTTATATAGTAGGATAAAGCCAGGTAACAGTGATGTGCCAGCAAGAACAGGAAGTCGAGTTGGTTATGTCATTATAATTCAAGATAGAAAAAATGGTATATTCGGCGGATATTCTAACGAATACTTTCATCCAACTGATTCCAGAAGATACTATGGTAATGGCGAATGTTTTTTGTGGAAGCTGgagaaaacaaataatattttcatgtttgataataaagaagGACGTACCCAACATGAATGTATAAAATTTCAAGGGTATCCATACACTGGTTTAAACGAATTCAGTATATACTGTACCAGTAATTTCCTATCAATGGGCGCTGGTGATGGTCACTATGGGTTATGGGTGGACCAATCTCTTTTGAATGGCGTGACCGATCCTTGCTTAACTTTTGGGAACGATATTCTAAGTAAAGAGGGAACTAAATTTCAGATTGTTTCCCTAGAAGTATGGAGGGTTGGATAA
- a CDS encoding uncharacterized protein (similar to Saccharomyces cerevisiae YGL049C | TIF4632 | Translation Initiation Factor (paralog of YGR162W | TIF4631)), which yields MKTKKIERNRNEINTFIEKVLAKRIIKRAANIGKNEFLDRFSEREFYNLFRFTKRQIIKLTKLLNIPENITQPNYKYKVSPIEALSIFLCRFSVPKRLFDIKKSGIGLSESRICRIALFTAQYIVDNFGNLLIIGKNSIPSTFYDDLQTNCELVGMPIDNVVAYIDCSHIVCCKPTKIKDDICYTGYKDARTLKIQVVLSCSGLVLDLHGPIAGSINDATQFSMSAVEKRFSKTFYSSKGEELFCYGDGAYSFANHMVTPFPKFLELNNNDQQDLVLINKVMSKHRVAIENFFNFYKTTFAYFDSKKKVKPILTYIGTIIRATIFMMNLKTILQGSQVSKKFKCKMPTLEEYISWNNVNSIE from the coding sequence atgaagacCAAGAAGATCGAGAGAAACAGAAATGAGataaatacttttattgaaaaagttttagCCAAACGTATCATTAAACGTGCTGCAAATATAggaaaaaatgaatttttagATAGGTTTAGTGAGAGAGAATTCTATAATTTATTCAGATTTACTAAGAgacaaattataaaattaaccaaattattgaatattCCAGAAAATATCACCCAAcctaattataaatataaagtttCCCCAATAGAAGCACTGTCTATTTTCCTGTGTAGATTTTCGGTGCCAAAAAGGTTatttgatataaaaaaatctgGGATCGGGTTGTCTGAAAGTAGAATTTGCAGAATTGCTCTGTTTACTGCCCAGTATATTGTGGATAATTTTggtaatttattaataattggTAAGAATAGCATACCATCAACCTTTTATGATGATTTACAAACGAATTGCGAACTCGTAGGTATGCCTATTGATAATGTGGTAGCCTATATAGATTGTTCTCATATTGTGTGCTGTaaaccaacaaaaataaaggatGATATTTGTTATACTGGATATAAAGATGCAAGgactttaaaaattcaagtGGTCTTATCATGCAGTGGATTAGTGTTAGATTTGCATGGACCTATAGCAGGTAGTATTAACGATGCAACGCAATTTAGCATGAGTGCGgttgaaaaaagatttagtaaaacattttattcTAGCAAGGGTGaagaattattttgttatggTGATGGTGCATATTCTTTTGCCAACCATATGGTAACTccttttccaaaatttttagagcttaataacaatgaccAACAAGACTTAGTTTTAATCAACAAGGTCATGTCTAAACATAGAGTTGCGAtcgaaaattttttcaacttttatAAAACAACATTTGCATATTTTGATTCTAAAAAGAAGGTTAAACCAATTTTAACTTATATTGGGACGATTATTAGAGCTACAATATTTATGATGAATTTAAAGACGATATTACAGGGCTCACaggtttcaaaaaaatttaagtGTAAAATGCCCACTTTAGAGGAATATATTAGTTGGAATAATGTAAATTCCATTGAATAG
- a CDS encoding uncharacterized protein (similar to Saccharomyces cerevisiae YJR134C | SGM1 | Slow growth on Galactose and Mannose), with product MSDLHQSGEILEEPQNLSQNEYSVEENASDIEIDSSKNNVKDLKPGKKRATHSDWLFFLTSLMDVAKPAFCSRKKVRDTTWKNLLKQFNKETGLNYKQVRTLKTKFYQFKEECDRKDSENKTKTGKGTEDGPTAEAYIIHQIENMLDELDKIEERERNEQEEREKNKNKLMERALRKVKMQPNILNSPASSESITFSESTPDELKINDKTQDDRVFRLLVSYTDNKTSKKDRIKQRKRRHKLEKNLKVLKNDIEDLKVVKNDIEDLKNDIED from the coding sequence ATGAGTGATTTGCATCAGAGTGGTGAAATACTTGAAGAACCACAGAATTTAAGTCAAAACGAGTATTCAGTAGAGGAAAATGCATCAGATATTGAAATAGATTCAAGCAAGAACAATGTTAAGGATTTGAAACccggaaaaaaaagagcaaCACACTCAGattggttattttttttaacaagtTTAATGGATGTTGCAAAGCCTGCTTTTTGTTCTAGAAAAAAGGTGAGAGATACCACCTGGAAAAACTTATTGAAACAATTCAATAAGGAAACGGGCTTGAATTACAAACAGGTTCGtactttaaaaacaaaattttatcaGTTTAAAGAGGAATGTGATCGTAAAGATtctgaaaataaaactaaaacgGGCAAAGGCACCGAAGACGGTCCCACAGCTGAAGCATATATCATTCaccaaattgaaaatatgcTTGATGAACTAGATAAAATAGaggaaagagaaagaaatgaacaagaagaaagggaaaaaaataaaaataaattaatggAAAGAGCTCTTAGGAAAGTCAAAATGCAACCTAACATTCTCAATAGTCCAGCTAGTTCTGAAAGTATTACTTTTTCTGAATCAACGCCTGatgaattgaaaattaatgataaaacaCAGGACGATAGAGTCTTTAGGTTATTGGTATCTTatactgataataaaactagTAAGAAAGATAGaattaaacaaagaaaacGTAGACataaattagaaaagaatttaaaagtattaaagAATGATATAGAAGATTTAAAAGTAGTAAAGAATGATATAGAAGATTTAAAGAATGATATAGAAGATTAA
- the DBP3 gene encoding RNA-dependent ATPase DBP3 (similar to Saccharomyces cerevisiae YGL078C | DBP3 | Dead Box Protein): MAKDHVKDHKKRKHDNDEEVLKSSDSLEPKKKKDKKHKKDKKHKKDKKEKKDKKEKKNQEGEKDSIKENVEEQTNNLQKKTSSTGEYVESPELSSIPQSEIDNFFTENEANVEDPLKLNFRPLLSFDHISLEKNIQKEISKFPKPTPIQAISWPYLLNGNDVIGVAETGSGKTFAFGVPAINRLLTFPSSSSNGSNNGIKVLVISPTRELASQTYDNLVVLTEKVGLQCCCVYGGVPKDAQRAQLKKSQVVVATPGRLLDLIEEGCCDLSQVNYLVLDEADRMLEKGFEEDIKRIISNTPSHGRQTLMFTATWPKEVRELASTFMNSPVKVSIGNRDELSANKRITQIVEVIAQPEKERRLLELLKKYQSGAHKDDKVLIFALYKKEASRVERNLKYRGHNVVAIHGDLSQQQRTQALNDFKKGKSNLLLATDVAARGLDIPNVKTVINLTFPLTVEDYVHRIGRTGRAGQKGTAHTLFTDLEKHLAGGLVNVLNGANQPVPEELMKFGTHTKKKEHSAYGAFFKNVDLSKKPKKITFD, encoded by the coding sequence ATGGCTAAAGATCACGTAAAGGACCATAAGAAGAGAAAACATGACAATGATGAAGAAGTTCTTAAATCCAGCGATAGTTTAgaaccaaagaaaaagaaggatAAAAAACACAAGAAGGACAAAAAACACAAGaaagacaaaaaagaaaagaaagataaaaaggaaaagaaaaatcaaGAAGGAGAAAAAGACTCAATAAAAGAGAATGTCGAAGAACAAACTAAtaatttgcaaaaaaaaacttcttCTACTGGTGAATATGTTGAAAGTCCTGAGTTGTCCTCTATTCCACAATCTGAAATAGATAATTTCTTCACAGAAAATGAAGCTAATGTGGAAGACCCATTAAAGTTGAATTTCCGTCCATTGCTGTCGTTTGATCATATTTCCTTGgagaaaaatattcaaaaagaGATTTCTAAATTTCCGAAACCAACACCTATCCAAGCTATTTCTTGgccatatttattaaatggtAACGATGTTATTGGTGTTGCTGAGACAGGTAGCGGTAAAACTTTTGCTTTTGGTGTTCCAGCTATTAACAGGTTATTAACTTTcccctcttcttcttctaatggtagtaataatggGATCAAGGTACTAGTTATTTCACCTACCAGGGAATTAGCTTCTCAAACTTATGATAATTTAGTTGTATTAACTGAAAAAGTTGGGTTACAATGCTGCTGTGTTTATGGAGGTGTTCCAAAAGATGCTCAAAGAGCTCAACTAAAAAAATCGCAGGTTGTAGTTGCTACACCAGGTAGATTATTAGATTTGATCGAGGAAGGTTGTTGTGATTTGTCTCAAGTCAATTACCTAGTGCTGGATGAGGCTGATAGAATGCTAGAAAAAGGTTTTGAAGAAGATATTAAGAGAATTATTAGCAATACACCATCACACGGTCGCCAAACTTTAATGTTTACTGCAACCTGGCCCAAAGAAGTCAGAGAATTAGCTTCGACATTTATGAATTCCCCAGTCAAAGTTTCTATTGGTAATAGAGATGAATTAAGCGCCAACAAAAGAATTACTCAAATAGTTGAAGTTATTGCGCAACcagaaaaggaaagaagGTTACTtgaattattgaaaaagtaCCAATCCGGCGCTCACAAGGACgataaagttttaatttttgctCTTTATAAAAAGGAAGCCTCACGTGTTGAAAGAAACTTGAAATACAGGGGTCATAATGTAGTTGCTATTCACGGTGATTTATCTCAACAGCAAAGAACTCAAGCATTGAAcgattttaaaaagggGAAATCAAATTTGTTATTGGCTACTGACGTTGCAGCTAGAGGTTTAGATATCCCTAACGTTAAGActgttattaatttaacTTTCCCACTAACAGTTGAGGATTATGTCCACCGTATTGGCAGAACAGGCAGAGCTGGTCAAAAAGGTACTGCTCATACCTTATTTACCGATTTAGAAAAGCATCTGGCTGGTGGATTGGTTAATGTGTTGAATGGTGCTAATCAACCAGTTCCGGAGGAGTTAATGAAATTTGGTACTCATACCAAAAAGAAGGAACATAGTGCTTATGGtgcattttttaaaaatgttgatTTATCAAAGAAACCTAAGAAGATCACTTTTGATTAA